The DNA region TTCCTTTGGTAAAAATGATTTCGGAAGTGTTGCCGGCATTGATGAAATTGCAGACTTCCCGTCGGGTCTGTTCGAACGAAGTAGTGGCCTCCTGGCTCAGAAAGTGTACCCCGCGATGTATGTTGCTGTTTTCTGATTCGTAGTATTCTTTCAGCCGGTTGATGACTGAGCAGGGCTTGTGAGTAGTGGCTGCATTATCGAAATAAACATATGGTTTTCCGTAAATCTGCCGCTCCAAAGCCGGGAATTCCTGTCTTATCTTTTGAATATTTCTGTTCACCTAAGTTGTCATTTGTTAAAGGGGCGCAAATTAGTAAAAAATATCACGATCATCCGGTAAAAGTTTATTTCTCGTTTGCTCCATGTTCTTCATCTTTCAGTATTTTTTTCACTTTCAACTGGTCGATAACCAGGCGGCGGCGAAGTAGATCAAGGTCGCGGAATCTCTTTTCGTCCCTTGTGTGTTCGAGGAAAAAAAGCCTTATGTGCTGGCCATAAATATCTTTGTCGAAATCAAAAATATTCACTTCAATCGTAAGATGGTGCTCGTTGAGCGTGGGCCGAATGCCAATGTTGCTCATCCCCTTGTACATTTTCCCTTCACACTCAACCAGCGTGGCATATACACCATAATAAGGGATCAGTTTTTCGGGTTCGTCAGGATGGATGTTGGCTGTTGGGAAGCCAAGTGTTCGGCCTATCTGGTTCCCCATCACCACCTTTCCACTGATCGAATAATGAAAACCCAGCAGTTTAGCGGCTAGTTTCATATCTCCCAGCTTAATGGCATCCCTTATCCTGGTGCTGCTGACAGGTATGCCATCCATGTCTTCCATCTCAACCTGCTCAACACTGAAACCGTGATTACCGGCCATCTGGCGCAAAAAATGAATGTCACCCTTACGGTCTTTTCCAAACTGATGATCATAACCAATGATCAGCTTTGCGGGTTTAATAGGCTGGAAAACGTAACTTATTAAAAAACTTTCGGAACTGAGTTGGGAAAATTCTTTGGTAAAATGTATAATAAAGAGATGATCAATGCCAAGCTGTTCAAACAGTTGAACGCGCTCGTCCATCGAAAGTATCAATTTGAGGTTGTAACCGGGCTGCACAACTTTGCGCGGGTGGGGTTCAAAGGTGATCAACACGCTTTCACCTTCGAGCAAACGTGCTTCATCCACAACTTTTCGAATGACCATCTGATGCCCGACATGCACACCATCAAAGGTTCCGATGGTTACAACGGGATTTTTCAATTCACCAAAATCAGCAACATCTTTATAAATCTTCACGAATTAAGTCCTTTGGAAATTTGATTTTACAAATCCTTTTTCAATCAGGTATTCAGCAATCTGAACGGCATTTGTCGCGGCGCCTTTACGCAGGTTATCGCTGACAATCCATAGGTTAACGGCATTTGCAACGGAATGGTCTCTCCTGATCCGGCCAACAAAAACATCATCTTTATCTTCGGCAAAAAATGGCATGGGGTAAAACGCTGACGAAGGATCATCCTGCACGGTCACACCGGGCATTTCGTGCAGAAGCCGAAAGATTTCATCCATCTCAAAAGCCTCATTAAACTCTACATTTACCGATTCGGAGTGTCCTCCATAAACCGGGACCCTCACTACTGTAGCAGTGACCTGAATCGAATGATCTCCTAATATTTTCCTTGTTTCGTCTACCAGTTTTTGCTCCTCAGAGGTGTACCCGTCATCATTGAAGTTCCCGCCGTGAGGAATCAGGTTGAGGTCAATCCGGTGAGGGTAAAACCTGTCATAAGGCAAATCACTGCGCTCACCGGAAAGCTGGTTCATGCCTTTCATTCCTGATCCTGTGACGGATTGGTAAGTAGAAACAACAATGCGTTTGATCCTGAATTTGTGATGCAGGGGGGCAAGCGCCACAACCATTTGTATTGTTGAACAATTAGGGTTGGCAATCAGGTATTGGCCGGGTTTGATGGCATTGCCGTTTACTTCGGGAACTATGAGCGGAACATCCTCAAACATGCGCCAGGCCGATGAATTGTCGATCACAAAAGTCCCCTGGCCGGCAAAACGGCCTGCCCAGTTACGGGAAGTTTCAGCTCCGGCCGAAAACAGCGCTATATCTGGCTTGGCTGCTAAAGCCTCTTCCATCGATACCACCGGAAATGTTTTGTCCCCAAAAGGGATATTTCTACCGACTGACCGCTCGGAGGCAGTTAAAATTAATTTACTGAAATTTACCTTACGCTCTTCGAGCACCTTCAACATCTTGCTCCCAACCAGCCCGGTTGCACCGGCAACGGCAATTATCATGTTCCAGCAGTTTTGATTTTTGGCAAAAGTACTACATTTACAAATTCGTTTTTCAACACTAAATACGATGGTTATGAGGCTTTATTTCATCATCCTGCTTTTGTTTCCTTTTCTGCTGATCGGGCAGGTATTTGACGATTTCAGTGATGGAGATTTTAACCAAAATCCTGTGTGGGCTGGCGATGCTAACGATTTTACAGTCAACAGTTTATATCAGTTACAGTCGAATGCATTGGAAACCGGTATTTCACATCTGGCCACGCCCTTTCAGATGAATGGAGAAACAGAATGGCGCTTCTGGATCAGGCTTAACTTTGCCCCTTCCGATAATAACCTGGCGCGGGTTTACCTGGCGAGCGATCAGCAGAATATCGAAGGAACTGTGAATGGTTATTTTCTCCGTTTCGGCGAAAACCTCTCCAATGATGCTATTGAGTTATACAGGCAAAACGGAGAAACAACGACGTTAATCTGCCGTGGGTCCAATGGACTGATTGCCGGTGCTTTTCAATTTTGGGTGCGTGTGCGACAAGATCAGGCAGGCAACTGGACCATTGAAACCGATAATGCCGGTTTTGGTGCTTACCAGACCGATGCCACTGGTTTTGACAACCAGATCAATACTTCTGCATTTATGGGAGTTTATTGCAAATACACTACTTCAAACGCGAAGAATTTCTTTTTTGATCAACTTTATGCCGGGCCGGTGGTGATGGATACCAACCCGCCACAGCTCATGAAACTCGAAGCACAGAGCGCCAGCGTGCTCGATCTGTATTTCAACGAAGCATTGTTACCGGCCCCGGTTGCTAATATCCAGAACTATATTGTCAGCAATAACATTGAGTATCCTGTAACTGCTGTGCTCGATATTCAAAATCCAGGCAAAATTCGATTAACTTTCGACAGGCCATTTCCCAATGGAATGTCGTTGACGATCACAATCCAAAACATGACCGACCTTGCAGGAAATGTGTCACCCCCGATTGAGGCTGGTTTCATGTGGTTCCTGTCGTCAGCATTTGATGTGCAGATCAACGAAATTATGGCCGATCCTGACCCACCGGTCGAATTGCCAAACCAGGAATACCTTGAGCTGTTAAATCAGACTGGCAAACTAATTGACCTTGAAGGCTGGAAACTGATTATTGGTACAACGGAAAGAATATTCGAAACAGTTTTACTGCAACCCGAAGGATTTTTGATTATCGGGCATGAAAACGCGGAACCATCCCTTGCTGAATTTGGCCCATTTTATGGGTTCTCCGGATTTCAACTAACAAACGCCGGGCAAACTATCATCCTGAAAAACCCTTTCAACCAGGTGATTTCAACCATAACCTACAAAGATGATTGGTATGGTGATGCCAACAAAGAGACTGGAGGCTGGTCGCTCGAACAAATCGATCCGGCCAACCCATGCGGCGGAGGAAACAACTGGACAGCTTCAAAAAGCCAATCAGGAGGTACACCCGGCGCTGTTAATTCCGTAAATGCTGACAATCCCGATTTGATTCCACCTTTTGCCTCCCGGATTGAAGTGATCAGCGCTACAGAAATTACCCTGCATTTTTCCGAGCCAATGGACAGCACGTTATTATCCAATGCATTTGCTTACCAGATTAACCCAACCATCGGACAACCAGTGTCTGCAACACCGATACAACCGGAGTACCGGGCGGTTTTGCTTACACTCAATACTTCAACTCCAATTCAGCAAAACATCATTTATACACTTGCAGTTTCCTCAGATTTTTCCGATTGCGCGGGAAATATTATTGATCGAAACCGAATCGTGCAGTTTGGGTTGCCACAACCTGTGCTTGAAAATAATATTGTGATTAACGAAGTGTTGTTTAATCCCAGAGAGGATTTTGTAACAGGGGTTGATTTTGTTGAAATTTACAACCGATCTGATAAAATACTGGATATGAGTACCCTTGTGCTGGCAACTGAAGATATGTTAACAGGCGAAATCACTTCAGTAAAAAATATCTCTGAAGAAGGATTGCTGTTTTTCCCTGGCGCCTGGCTGGTTTTAACCACTGACCCCGATATTGTCATGCAACAATATTTCGCCGAAAATCCCGAAGCATTTGTGAAAATGGCTTCTTTGCCGCAGTACAGCAATTCCGATGGGGTTGTAATACTAGCCACCAAAGGATTGGGATTGATTGATCGGATGGCATACAGCGAAAATATGCATGTGCCGCTGCTGACCTCTTTTAAAGGGGTTTCGCTGGAACGGATAAATTATGAACGGCCATCAACTGATATCACCAACTGGCATTCAGCTGCCGAAGATGCCGGTTACGCCACACCGGGTTATAAAAATTCACAATTTTCCGAAGCAATCTACATTGACGATCCTATTACTGTTGATCCTGAAATTTTTTCACCTGATTTGGATGGTAGGGACGACGTGCTTAATATTAATTACAGGTTTGATCAGCCGGGTTATGTAGCTACAGTCACGATTTACGATTCACGCGGGCGGCTTGTTCGTAAGCTGGTCAACAATGAACTGCTTGGAAGTGAGGGAACTTTCAGCTGGGATGGGATTACTGATGATAACCAGAAGGCCCCGATTGGCATTTATGTCATCTTCTTCGAGGTTTTCAATACTGCTGGTTCGGTGAATAAGTACAAGAAAACTGCGGTGTTGGGGGGAAGGTTGAATTAGAAAGGCTAATTCAGGCTGGGATTAAACGATTACAGATCTGAAATTT from Bacteroidales bacterium includes:
- a CDS encoding lamin tail domain-containing protein, encoding MRLYFIILLLFPFLLIGQVFDDFSDGDFNQNPVWAGDANDFTVNSLYQLQSNALETGISHLATPFQMNGETEWRFWIRLNFAPSDNNLARVYLASDQQNIEGTVNGYFLRFGENLSNDAIELYRQNGETTTLICRGSNGLIAGAFQFWVRVRQDQAGNWTIETDNAGFGAYQTDATGFDNQINTSAFMGVYCKYTTSNAKNFFFDQLYAGPVVMDTNPPQLMKLEAQSASVLDLYFNEALLPAPVANIQNYIVSNNIEYPVTAVLDIQNPGKIRLTFDRPFPNGMSLTITIQNMTDLAGNVSPPIEAGFMWFLSSAFDVQINEIMADPDPPVELPNQEYLELLNQTGKLIDLEGWKLIIGTTERIFETVLLQPEGFLIIGHENAEPSLAEFGPFYGFSGFQLTNAGQTIILKNPFNQVISTITYKDDWYGDANKETGGWSLEQIDPANPCGGGNNWTASKSQSGGTPGAVNSVNADNPDLIPPFASRIEVISATEITLHFSEPMDSTLLSNAFAYQINPTIGQPVSATPIQPEYRAVLLTLNTSTPIQQNIIYTLAVSSDFSDCAGNIIDRNRIVQFGLPQPVLENNIVINEVLFNPREDFVTGVDFVEIYNRSDKILDMSTLVLATEDMLTGEITSVKNISEEGLLFFPGAWLVLTTDPDIVMQQYFAENPEAFVKMASLPQYSNSDGVVILATKGLGLIDRMAYSENMHVPLLTSFKGVSLERINYERPSTDITNWHSAAEDAGYATPGYKNSQFSEAIYIDDPITVDPEIFSPDLDGRDDVLNINYRFDQPGYVATVTIYDSRGRLVRKLVNNELLGSEGTFSWDGITDDNQKAPIGIYVIFFEVFNTAGSVNKYKKTAVLGGRLN
- a CDS encoding aspartate-semialdehyde dehydrogenase, whose product is MIIAVAGATGLVGSKMLKVLEERKVNFSKLILTASERSVGRNIPFGDKTFPVVSMEEALAAKPDIALFSAGAETSRNWAGRFAGQGTFVIDNSSAWRMFEDVPLIVPEVNGNAIKPGQYLIANPNCSTIQMVVALAPLHHKFRIKRIVVSTYQSVTGSGMKGMNQLSGERSDLPYDRFYPHRIDLNLIPHGGNFNDDGYTSEEQKLVDETRKILGDHSIQVTATVVRVPVYGGHSESVNVEFNEAFEMDEIFRLLHEMPGVTVQDDPSSAFYPMPFFAEDKDDVFVGRIRRDHSVANAVNLWIVSDNLRKGAATNAVQIAEYLIEKGFVKSNFQRT
- a CDS encoding bifunctional riboflavin kinase/FAD synthetase — protein: MKIYKDVADFGELKNPVVTIGTFDGVHVGHQMVIRKVVDEARLLEGESVLITFEPHPRKVVQPGYNLKLILSMDERVQLFEQLGIDHLFIIHFTKEFSQLSSESFLISYVFQPIKPAKLIIGYDHQFGKDRKGDIHFLRQMAGNHGFSVEQVEMEDMDGIPVSSTRIRDAIKLGDMKLAAKLLGFHYSISGKVVMGNQIGRTLGFPTANIHPDEPEKLIPYYGVYATLVECEGKMYKGMSNIGIRPTLNEHHLTIEVNIFDFDKDIYGQHIRLFFLEHTRDEKRFRDLDLLRRRLVIDQLKVKKILKDEEHGANEK